A window from Setaria italica strain Yugu1 chromosome VIII, Setaria_italica_v2.0, whole genome shotgun sequence encodes these proteins:
- the LOC101763351 gene encoding uncharacterized protein LOC101763351, translating to MSRGRSPEPLDFFIWTVQDVGLWLEEINLGSYRQSFEENGVNGEYLESLSMFTTEQILRFIRRCHMKWGDFITLCKELRRIKVACLKGEQEVRRPWWAPSCLSVVFVRVAKRNRQSRVVSLKLEA from the exons atgAGCCGGGGTCGGTCGCCGGAGCCGTTGGATTTCTTCATATGGACTGTGCAG GATGTGGGGTTATGGTTGGAGGAAATAAATCTTGGAAGCTATCGTCAATCATTTGAAGAAAATGGTGTGAATGGGGAGTATCTAGAAAGCCTGTCGATGTTCACTACAGAGCAGATTCTTCGATTCATAAGACGGTGTCATATGAAATGGGGAGATTTTATTACACTTTGTAAAGAGTTAAGGCGCATCAAAG TTGCCTGCCTGAAAGGGGAGCAGGAAGTCCGCAGGCCGTGGTGGGCGCCATCATGCCTCTCCGTCGTGTTCGTGCGGGTGGCCAAGCGTAACCGGCAGTCCCGTGTCGTCTCCCTGAAGCTCGAAGCTTAG
- the LOC101763753 gene encoding heterogeneous nuclear ribonucleoprotein 1, producing the protein MEADAGKLFIGGISWDTNEDRLREYFDKYGEVVEAVIMRDRATGRARGFGFIVFADPAVAEQVIMEKHMIDGRMVEAKKAVPRDDQHALSKSGGSAHGSPGPSRTKKIFVGGLASTVTEADFRKYFEQFGTITDVVVMYDHNTQRPRGFGFITYDSEDAVDKALFKTFHELNGKMVEVKRAVPKELSPGPSMRSPVGGFNYVMGRANILNGYTQGYNPSPVGGYGMRMDARFGLLSGGRSGYPSFGGSYGIGMNFDPGMNPGIGGGSSFNNSVQYGRQLNPYYSGNSGRFNSSVGYGGVNDNNGSVFNSLARNLWGNSGLNYSSNSASSNTFVSSGNGGLSGIGNNNVNWGNPPVPAQGASGGSGYGTGNFGYGSSENNFGLGSSAYGRNAGSGGVNTFNQSTNGYARNFGDSSAPGGSIYGDTTWRSGSSELDGTSPFGYGLGNSASDVTAKSSAGYMGH; encoded by the exons ATGGAGGCGGACGCCGGGAAGCTGTTCATCGGCGGCATCTCGTGGGACACCAACGAGGACCGCCTCCGGGAGTACTTCGACAAGTatggggaggtggtggaggccgtCATCATGCGCGACCGGGCCACCGGCCGCGCTCGAGGCTTCGGCTTCATCGTGTTCGCCgaccccgccgtcgccgagcaGGTCATCATGGAGAAGCACATGATCGACGGCCGGATG GTGGAGGCGAAGAAAGCTGTCCCCAGGGATGATCAGCATGCTCTCAGTAAGAGCGGTGGCAGTGCTCATGGATCACCGGGGCCTAGCCGCACGAAGAAGATATTCGTTGGTGGTTTGGCTTCCACCGTGACCGAGGCGGACTTCAGGAAGTATTTTGAACAGTTCGGGACGATCACTGATGTTGTCGTGATGTATGACCACAACACACAGCGTCCTAGAGGGTTTGGGTTCATCACCTATGATTCAGAAGATGCCGTGGACAAGGCATTGTTCAAGACGTTCCATGAACTGAATGGTAAGATGGTTGAGGTCAAGCGTGCTGTTCCTAAGGAACTATCACCTGGACCTAGCATGCGCTCTCCTGTAGGTGGATTCAACTATGTCATGGGTAGAGCCAATATCCTCAATGGATATACCCAAGGTTACAATCCGAGCCCAGTGGGTGGCTACGGGATGAGGATGGATGCAAGGTTTGGGCTTCTGTCAGGCGGGCGCAGTGGTTATCCATCTTTTGGTGGTAGTTACGGAATTGGTATGAATTTTGACCCAGGGATGAACCCAGGTATTGGAGGTGGCTCTAGTTTCAACAATAGTGTCCAGTATGGACGGCAGCTTAATCCATACTACAGTGGAAATTCTGGTAGATTCAATAGCAGCGTTGGCTATGGTGGAGTGAATGATAATAATGGATCAGTGTTTAACTCACTGGCTCGTAATCTATGGGGTAATTCGGGGCTTAATTACTCTTCCAACTCTGCAAGCTCTAATACCTTCGTGTCATCTGGAAATGGGGGCCTTAGTGGAATTGGGAACAACAATGTGAACTGGGGAAACCCTCCTGTGCCTGCTCAAGGTGCTAGTGGTGGCTCTGGTTATGGTACTGGAAACTTTGGCTATGGATCCAGTGAAAACAACTTTGGTCTGGGTTCCAGTGCCTATGGAAGGAATGCTGGATCAGGTGGTGTCAATACCTTCAACCAATCAACCAATGGGTATGCAAGGAACTTTGGAGATTCATCAGCACCTGGTGGCTCTATCTATGGAGACACAACATGGAGATCTGGATCTTCCGAGCTTGATGGAACCAGCCCATTTGGTTATGGGCTTGGAAATTCAGCTTCAGATGTTACAGCAAAGAGCTCAGCAGGTTACATGGGGCATTGA
- the LOC101760795 gene encoding probable indole-3-pyruvate monooxygenase YUCCA10 gives MEEQTVVLIVGAGPAGLATAACLTQLSIPYVIVEREDCSASLWRNRAYDRLKLHLAKEFCELPHMSYPADAPTYIPKDQFVKYLDNYIERFDIRPKYHTAIESCSYDEVRKCWFSMARDVTTSVAVRYTSKFLVVASGENSAENIPMIPGLQSFAGEVIHSSRYKSGSSYSGKNVLVVGCGNSGMEIAYDLASHGANTSIVIRSPVHVVTKEIIRLGMTLVQHTPVNIVDDFLVRMSNFVFDDLSRHGIVRPKLGPLLLKAETGRSPVIDVGTVGLIKNGTIKVLGNISKIKGNIVEFEGRKESAFDAIVFATGYKSTANMWLKNGESMLNNDGLPMKEFPNHWKGANGLYCAGLAKRGLAGIAMDAKNIANDISSNYHA, from the exons ATGGAGGAGCAGACTGTAGTCCTCATCGTGGGCGCAGGCCCAGCAGGCCTTGCAACGGCAGCATGCCTCACCCAACTCTCCATCCCTTATGTAATCGTCGAGCGTGAGGATTGCAGCGCATCCCTGTGGCGCAACCGTGCCTATGACCGCCTAAAGCTACACCTTGCAAAGGAGTTTTGCGAGTTGCCCCACATGTCATACCCGGCAGATGCTCCAACCTACATCCCAAAGGATCAATTCGTGAAGTACCTAGACAATTACATCGAGCGTTTCGACATCCGGCCAAAGTACCATACAGCCATCGAGTCATGCTCATATGATGAAGTTAGAAAGTGTTGGTTTAGCATGGCACGTGACGTGACAACATCGGTGGCTGTTAGGTATACATCTAAGTTCCTTGTCGTGGCAAGTGGTGAGAACAGTGCAGAGAACATTCCGATGATCCCTGGGCTGCAAAGCTTTGCTGGAGAGGTTATCCACTCATCAAGATACAAATCAGGTTCCTCCTACTCAGGAAAGAATGTACTGGTGGTAGGGTGTGGCAACTCTGGAATGGAGATCGCCTATGACCTTGCGTCTCATGGTGCCAACACATCCATTGTTATTCGCAGCCCA GTACATGTAGTGACAAAAGAAATAATACGGCTGGGCATGACTTTGGTCCAACATACACCAGTGAATATTGTAGATGATTTTCTCGTAAGAATGTCAAATTTTGTGTTTGATGACCTGTCAAGGCATGGCATTGTGAGGCCAAAACTAGGTCCTCTCCTCCTCAAGGCAGAAACAGGTCGATCGCCTGTCATTGATGTTGGGACGGTTGGTTTAATTAAGAATGGCACTATCAAA GTGCTTGGAAATATTTCCAAAATCAAGGGCAACATAGTTGAATTTGAAGGCAGGAAAGAAAGCGCTTTTGATGCCATTGTGTTTGCAACCGGATATAAAAGCACCGCCAATATGTGGCTTAAG AATGGGGAAAGTATGTTGAATAATGATGGATTGCCTATGAAAGAATTCCCAAATCATTGGAAGGGTGCAAATGGGCTCTATTGTGCTGGTTTGGCGAAGAGAGGCCTGGCTGGTATTGCCATGGATGCCAAGAATATTGCCAATGACATCTCGTCGAACTACCATGCATAA
- the LOC101761589 gene encoding probable indole-3-pyruvate monooxygenase YUCCA10, translating to MEEQTVVLIVGAGPAGLATAACLTHLSIPYVIVEREDCSASLWRNRAYDRLKLHLAKEFCELPHMSYPADAPTYIPKDQFVKYLDNYIERFDIRPKYHTAIESCSYDEVRKCWFSMARDVTTSVAVRYIARFLVVASGENSVGNIPVIPGLQSFAGEAIHSSRYKSGSSYSGKNVLVVGCGNSGMEIAYDLASHGANTSIVVRSPLHVVTKEIMRLGMTLVQHTPVNIVDDLLVRMSDFVFGDLSRHGVVRPKLGPLLLKAKTGRSAVIDVGTVGLIKNGTIKVLGNISKIKGNIVEFEGRKESAFDAIVFATGYKSTANTWLKNGESMLNDDGLPKQEFPYHWKGANGLYCAGLAKRGLAGIAMDAKNIANDISSNYHPLEAADASESVGESEPRRDPVSPRVAWHGLTATNSSIEPAAKVEGKAKPAAASSVETAAKAEDKPKRKPAAKVEDKPEPAVIAAGTERVDEGFIQYLRTRPVRRLSPLPEILRKNRPWLVESYRAAVAMSNEMEDLYEDILRQHDEKGYALVRVERFDNGKKRLYRLPVEETAWGFAGVYG from the exons ATGGAGGAGCAGACTGTAGTCCTCATCGTGGGCGCAGGCCCAGCAGGCCTTGCAACGGCAGCATGCCTCACCCATCTTAGTATCCCTTATGTCATCGTCGAGCGTGAGGATTGCAGCGCATCCCTGTGGCGCAACCGTGCCTATGACCGCCTCAAGCTACACCTTGCAAAGGAGTTTTGCGAGTTGCCCCACATGTCGTACCCGGCAGATGCTCCAACCTACATTCCAAAGGATCAGTTCGTGAAGTACCTAGACAATTACATCGAGCGTTTCGACATCCGGCCAAAGTACCATACAGCCATCGAGTCATGCTCATATGATGAAGTTAGAAAGTGTTGGTTTAGCATGGCACGTGACGTGACAACATCGGTGGCTGTCAGGTACATAGCTAGGTTCCTTGTCGTGGCAAGTGGTGAGAACAGTGTGGGGAACATTCCGGTGATCCCTGGGCTGCAAAGCTTTGCTGGAGAGGCTATCCACTCGTCAAGATACAAATCAGGTTCCTCCTACTCAGGAAAGAATGTACTGGTGGTAGGGTGTGGCAACTCTGGAATGGAGATCGCCTATGACCTCGCATCTCATGGTGCCAACACATCCATTGTTGTTCGCAGCCCG TTACATGTAGTGACAAAAGAAATAATGCGGCTGGGCATGACTTTGGTCCAACATACACCAGTGAACATTGTGGACGACCTTCTTGTGAGGATGTCGGATTTTGTGTTTGGAGACCTGTCAAGGCATGGCGTTGTGAGACCCAAATTGGGTCCTCTCCTCCTCAAGGCAAAAACTGGTCGATCAGCTGTGATTGATGTTGGGACAGTTGGTTTAATTAAGAATGGCACCATCAAA GTGCTTGGAAATATTTCCAAAATCAAGGGCAACATAGTTGAATTTGAAGGCAGGAAAGAAAGCGCTTTCGATGCCATTGTTTTTGCAACTGGATATAAAAGCACGGCAAATACGTGGCTCAAG AATGGTGAGAGCATGTTAAATGATGATGGATTGCCAAAGCAAGAATTCCCATATCATTGGAAGGGTGCAAATGGGCTCTATTGTGCGGGTTTGGCAAAGAGAGGCCTAGCTGGCATTGCCATGGATGCCAAGAATATTGCCAATGACATCTCGTCTAACTACCAT CCTCTAGAAGCAGCGGACGCGTCGGAGTCGGTTGGAGAGTCCGAGCCGCGAAGGGACCCGGTATCGCCTAGGGTTGCATGGCATGGGCTCACCGCAACAAACAGCAGCATCGAGCCGGCGGCGAAGGTGGAGGGCAAGGCCAAGcctgcggcggcgagcagcgtcgagacggcggcgaaggcggaggACAAGCCCAAGCGCAAGCCGGCGGCGAAGGTGGAGGACAAGCCGGAGCCAGCGGTGATCGCCGCCGGGACCGAGAGGGTGGATGAAGGTTTCATCCAGTACCTGCGGACGCGTCCCGTGCGTCGGCTCAGTCCTCTCCCCGAAATCCTCCGCAAGAACCGCCCCTGGCTTGTAGAGAGTTACCGAGCCGCTGTTGCCATGAGCAACGAGATGGAAGACCTGTACGAGGACATCTTGAGGCAGCACGACGAGAAGGGGTACGCCTTGGTGAGGGTCGAGCGCTTCGACAATGGCAAGAAGAGGTTGTATCGTCTCCCCGTGGAAGAAACTGCATGGGGTTTCGCTGGGGTATATGGCTAA